A single window of Helicobacter pylori NCTC 11637 = CCUG 17874 = ATCC 43504 = JCM 12093 DNA harbors:
- a CDS encoding polyprenyl synthetase family protein, whose protein sequence is MQEKQLQAIQNKIASWIKEIESGFIDELFSKIGPSKMLRSKLMLALLDEKTDTILLDKAFNLCAIVEMIQTASLLHDDVIDKATMRRKLPSINALFGNFNAVMLGDVFYSKAFFELSKMGESIAKALSNAVLRLSRGEIEDVFVGESFNSDKQKYWCILEDKTAHFIEASLKSMAILLNKDAKIYADFGLNFGMAFQIIDDLLDITQDANTLGKPNFSDFKEGKTTLPYLLLYEKLNQRDQGLLISYFKQDSHEIIEWTKEKFKQYGIIEETLKIAQVYSKKALETIKGENNLILEKLAQDVIYRTF, encoded by the coding sequence ATGCAAGAAAAACAACTTCAAGCCATTCAAAATAAGATCGCTTCTTGGATCAAAGAAATTGAAAGCGGCTTTATAGATGAATTGTTTTCTAAGATTGGCCCTTCAAAAATGTTGCGCTCTAAACTCATGCTCGCTTTGTTAGACGAAAAAACAGACACTATTTTATTAGATAAAGCCTTCAATTTGTGCGCGATTGTAGAAATGATACAGACCGCTTCTTTATTGCATGATGATGTGATTGACAAGGCGACCATGCGCCGAAAACTCCCCAGCATTAACGCTCTTTTTGGTAATTTTAACGCCGTGATGCTTGGAGATGTGTTTTATTCTAAAGCCTTTTTTGAACTATCCAAAATGGGTGAATCCATCGCCAAAGCCCTCTCTAATGCGGTTTTAAGGCTCTCTAGGGGCGAGATTGAAGATGTGTTTGTGGGGGAAAGTTTTAATAGCGACAAACAAAAATACTGGTGCATTTTAGAAGACAAGACCGCTCATTTCATAGAAGCAAGTTTAAAAAGCATGGCGATTCTTTTAAATAAAGACGCCAAAATATATGCGGATTTTGGATTAAATTTTGGCATGGCGTTTCAAATCATTGATGATTTATTAGACATCACTCAAGACGCCAACACTCTAGGTAAGCCCAATTTTAGCGATTTTAAAGAAGGCAAGACCACTTTACCCTACTTGCTTTTATATGAAAAATTAAATCAGCGCGATCAAGGGCTTTTGATTTCTTATTTCAAACAAGATAGTCATGAAATCATAGAATGGACTAAGGAAAAATTCAAGCAATATGGTATCATAGAAGAAACCCTTAAGATCGCTCAGGTTTATTCTAAAAAGGCCCTTGAAACCATTAAAGGGGAAAACAATTTGATTTTAGAAAAACTAGCACAAGATGTCATTTATAGGACTTTTTAA
- the flgS gene encoding acid survival sensor histidine kinase — protein MKKSKRLKRPYLKRSHLKHSDKASSFKGLLKKEDNVISLENFKPKESEDLLENFSNKKDMQELLGLLNQFILQSYKVEKEFKDYKALYEWVIEILPQAIWVMNENGSFFYKNSLANQSHEVFNKAKLENFNTEIEHENKSYLVQQNSIQGKQIITATDISAQKRQERLASMGKISAHLAHEIRNPVGSISLLASVLLKHANEKTKPIVVELQKALWRVERIIKATLLFSKGIQANRTKQSLKTLESDLKEALNCYTYSKDIDFLFNFSDEEGFFDFDLMGIVLQNFLYNAIDAIEALEESEQGQVKIEAFIQNEFIVFTIIDNGKEVENKSALFEPFETTKLKGNGLGLALSLQVVKAHEGSIALLENQEKTFEIKILNAS, from the coding sequence ATGAAAAAATCCAAGCGCTTAAAACGCCCTTATTTAAAGCGTTCCCATTTGAAACACTCTGATAAGGCTTCTTCTTTCAAGGGGTTGTTAAAAAAAGAGGATAATGTGATTTCATTAGAGAATTTTAAACCCAAAGAGAGCGAAGATTTATTAGAAAATTTTTCCAACAAAAAAGACATGCAAGAATTGCTAGGGCTTTTAAACCAATTTATTTTGCAAAGCTACAAGGTAGAAAAAGAATTTAAGGATTATAAAGCCCTTTATGAATGGGTCATAGAGATTTTACCGCAAGCCATTTGGGTGATGAATGAAAACGGGAGCTTTTTTTATAAGAATTCTTTAGCCAATCAAAGCCATGAGGTGTTCAATAAGGCTAAATTAGAAAATTTTAACACTGAAATTGAACATGAAAATAAAAGCTATTTAGTCCAGCAAAACAGCATTCAAGGCAAGCAAATCATCACCGCAACCGATATTAGCGCTCAAAAACGCCAAGAGCGGCTCGCTTCTATGGGGAAAATCTCAGCGCATTTAGCCCATGAGATCAGAAACCCTGTAGGCTCTATCTCTCTTTTAGCTTCAGTGTTATTAAAGCATGCGAACGAAAAGACTAAGCCCATTGTTGTAGAATTGCAAAAAGCTTTATGGCGCGTGGAAAGAATCATTAAAGCCACCTTGCTTTTTTCTAAAGGCATTCAAGCCAACCGCACCAAGCAAAGTTTAAAAACGCTAGAAAGCGATCTCAAAGAAGCCCTAAATTGCTACACTTACTCCAAAGACATTGATTTTCTTTTTAATTTTAGCGATGAAGAAGGGTTTTTTGACTTTGATTTAATGGGGATTGTGTTGCAAAATTTCTTGTATAACGCTATTGATGCGATTGAAGCCTTAGAAGAAAGCGAGCAGGGGCAGGTGAAGATTGAAGCGTTCATTCAAAATGAATTTATCGTCTTCACCATTATTGATAATGGCAAGGAAGTGGAAAACAAAAGCGCTTTATTTGAGCCTTTTGAAACCACCAAATTAAAGGGTAACGGCTTAGGGTTAGCCCTGTCTTTACAAGTGGTTAAAGCCCATGAAGGGAGCATTGCGCTATTAGAAAATCAAGAAAAAACCTTTGAAATTAAGATTCTTAACGCTTCTTAA
- a CDS encoding DUF2018 family protein, which yields MRDYSELEIFEGNPLDKWNDIIFHASKKLSKKELERLLELLALLETFIEKEDLEEKFESFAKALRMDEELQQKIESRKTDIVIQSMANILSGNE from the coding sequence ATGAGAGATTACAGCGAGCTTGAAATTTTTGAGGGAAACCCCTTAGACAAGTGGAATGATATTATTTTTCATGCGAGTAAAAAGCTTTCTAAAAAAGAGCTAGAGAGGCTTTTAGAGCTTCTGGCTCTCTTGGAAACCTTTATAGAAAAAGAAGACTTAGAAGAAAAGTTTGAATCTTTCGCTAAAGCTTTAAGAATGGATGAAGAGTTGCAACAAAAAATAGAGAGCAGGAAAACAGACATTGTGATCCAATCCATGGCGAATATTCTCAGCGGGAATGAATGA
- the hemA gene encoding glutamyl-tRNA reductase yields MELETHLSKYFTLAFTHKSMSLEMREKLAINSNATLKEFLQTIKNHCPNIKECMVLSTCNRFEIYASLKHGANTNEQKSALLKILAQNKKMSVSDLEKCVLINTDESAVHHVFSVCSSLDSLVVGETQITGQMKNAYKFAFEEKFCSKDLTRLLHFAFKCAAKVRNLTGISKQGVSISSVAVKEALNIFEKERIKDKKALVIGLGEIAQLVIKHLLNKQFEALILGRNAAKFEDFIKELEEPKKVSFQNIENLNAYINEYELLFCATSSPHFIVQNRMLKETSFRRFWFDLAVPRNIEKPVLDNIFLYSVDDLEPMVKENVENRQESRTRAYEIVGLATMEFYQWIQSLEVEPVIKDLRELARISAQKELQKALKKRYVPKECESNIEKILHNAFNTFLHHPTITLKKNAQKEESDVLVGAIKNLFNLDKSNANHAQNLNLYKCEYYEE; encoded by the coding sequence ATGGAGTTAGAAACTCATTTGTCAAAATATTTCACCCTAGCCTTTACGCATAAAAGCATGAGCTTAGAAATGCGAGAAAAGCTCGCTATCAATTCAAATGCAACGCTTAAAGAATTTTTACAAACCATTAAAAACCATTGCCCTAACATCAAAGAGTGCATGGTGTTATCCACATGCAATCGCTTTGAAATCTATGCGAGCCTAAAACACGGCGCTAATACTAATGAACAAAAAAGCGCGTTATTAAAGATTTTGGCTCAAAATAAAAAAATGAGCGTGTCTGATTTAGAAAAATGCGTTTTAATCAATACTGATGAAAGCGCAGTCCATCATGTCTTTAGCGTGTGCAGCAGTTTGGATAGCTTGGTGGTTGGGGAAACTCAAATCACAGGGCAGATGAAAAATGCCTATAAATTCGCTTTTGAAGAGAAATTTTGCTCCAAAGATTTAACCCGATTGCTCCATTTTGCTTTCAAATGCGCCGCTAAAGTGCGCAATTTAACCGGCATTTCCAAACAAGGGGTTTCCATCTCTTCAGTGGCAGTCAAAGAAGCGCTTAATATTTTTGAAAAAGAAAGGATTAAGGATAAAAAAGCCCTTGTGATAGGGCTTGGCGAGATAGCTCAATTAGTCATCAAACACCTTTTAAACAAGCAATTTGAAGCGCTTATCTTAGGGCGTAATGCGGCTAAATTTGAAGATTTCATCAAAGAATTAGAAGAGCCTAAAAAAGTGAGCTTTCAAAATATAGAAAATTTAAACGCTTATATCAATGAATACGAATTGCTTTTTTGCGCCACTTCTTCGCCGCATTTTATCGTGCAAAATCGCATGTTAAAAGAAACGAGTTTCAGGCGTTTTTGGTTTGATTTAGCCGTGCCACGGAATATTGAAAAGCCGGTATTGGATAATATTTTCTTATACAGCGTGGATGATTTAGAGCCTATGGTTAAAGAAAATGTGGAAAACAGGCAAGAGAGCAGGACGAGAGCTTATGAGATTGTAGGGCTTGCCACAATGGAGTTTTACCAATGGATTCAAAGTTTAGAAGTGGAGCCTGTGATTAAGGATTTAAGGGAATTGGCTAGGATTTCAGCCCAAAAGGAATTGCAAAAAGCGCTCAAAAAACGCTATGTGCCTAAAGAATGCGAAAGCAACATTGAAAAGATCTTGCACAACGCTTTCAATACCTTTTTACACCACCCCACCATCACCTTAAAAAAGAACGCTCAAAAAGAAGAATCCGATGTGCTTGTGGGCGCGATTAAAAACTTGTTCAATTTAGACAAATCTAACGCTAACCATGCCCAGAATTTGAATCTCTATAAATGCGAATATTACGAGGAATAA
- the dps gene encoding DNA starvation/stationary phase protection protein, whose product MKTFEILKHLQADAIVLFMKVHNFHWNVKGTDFFTVHKATEEIYEEFADMFDDLAERIVQLGHHPLVTLSEALKLTRVKEETKTSFHSKDIFKEILGDYKHLEKEFKELSNTAEKEGDKVTVTYADDQLAKLQKSIWMLEAHLA is encoded by the coding sequence ATGAAAACATTTGAAATTTTAAAACATTTGCAAGCGGATGCGATCGTGTTATTTATGAAAGTGCATAACTTCCATTGGAATGTGAAAGGCACCGATTTTTTCACTGTGCATAAAGCCACTGAAGAAATTTATGAAGAATTTGCGGACATGTTTGATGATCTCGCTGAAAGGATTGTTCAATTAGGACACCACCCCTTAGTCACTTTATCCGAAGCGCTCAAACTCACTCGCGTCAAAGAAGAAACTAAAACAAGCTTCCACTCTAAAGACATCTTTAAAGAAATTCTAGGCGATTACAAACACCTAGAAAAAGAATTTAAAGAGCTCTCTAACACCGCTGAAAAAGAAGGCGATAAAGTAACCGTAACTTATGCGGACGATCAATTAGCCAAGTTGCAAAAATCCATTTGGATGCTAGAAGCCCATTTAGCTTAA